In the genome of Equus asinus isolate D_3611 breed Donkey chromosome 9, EquAss-T2T_v2, whole genome shotgun sequence, one region contains:
- the SLC23A1 gene encoding solute carrier family 23 member 1 isoform X1: MKLLPSWRAVLPLGPEDRAWPWVQQPRRTAHTCAPKMRAQEDPEGRTQHESLGSAGTSIGDPPLFLPTESKFDMLYKIEDVPPWYLCILLGFQHYLTCFSGTIAVPFLLAEAMCVGRDQHVVSQLIGTIFTCVGITTLIQTTLGIRLPLFQASAFAFLVPAKAILALERWKCPPEEEIYGNWSLPLNTSHIWHPRMREVQGAIIVSSIVEVVIGLMGLPGALLSYIGPLTVTPTVSLIGLSVFQDAGDRAGSHWGISACSILLIILFSQYLRNLTFLLPVYCWGKGLTVFRIQIFKMFPIVLAIMTVWLLCYIMTLTDVLPADSTAYGFQARTDARGDIMSIAPWIRIPYPCQWGLPTVTAAAVLGMFSATLAGIIESIGDYYACARLAGAPPPPVHAINRGIFTEGICCIIAGLLGTGNGSTSSSPNIGVLGITKVGSRRVVQYGAGIMLVLGTIGKFTALFASLPDPILGGMFCTLFGMITAVGLSNLQFVDMNSSRNLFVLGFSMFFGLTLPNYLTSNPGAINTGISEVDQILTVLLTTEMFVGGCLAFILDNTVPGSPEERGLIQWKAGAHANSETSTSLKSYDFPFGMSMVKRIAFLKYIPICPVFKGFSSRSKGQLPVPEDTPENTETGSVCTKV, encoded by the exons ATGAAGCTGCTGCCCAGCTGGAGAGCAGTGTTGCCCTTGGGCCCTGAGGACAGGGCCTGGCCATGGGTACAGCAACCCAGAA GAACTGCACACACTTGTGCCCCAAAGATGAGAGCCCAAGAGGACCCCGAGGGCCGGACACAG CATGAGTCCCTGGGCTCAGCCGGGACCTCTATCGGGGACCCTCCACTGTTCCTGCCCACAGAGTCCAAGTTTGACATGTTGTACAAGATTGAGGACGTGCCGCCCTGGTACCTGTGCATCCTGCTGGGCTTCCAG CATTACCTGACTTGCTTCAGTGGCACCATCGCTGTGCCCTTCCTCTTGGCTGAGGCAATGTGTGTGGGCCGTGACCAGCATGTGGTCAGCCAGCTCATCGGCACCATCTTCACCTGTGTGGGCATCACCACCCTCATCCAGACCACACTGGGCATCCG ACTGCCACTGTTCCAGGCCAGCGCCTTTGCATTTCTGGTCCCAGCCAAAGCCATCCTGGCCCTGGAGAGATGGAAATGCCCGCCGGAAG AGGAGATCTACGGTAACTGGAGTCTGCCCCTGAACACCTCTCATATCTGGCACCCACGGATGCGAGAG GTCCAGGGTGCAATCATAGTGTCCAGCATTGTGGAGGTGGTGATCGGGCTGATGGGGCTTCCTGGGGCCCTGCTCAGTTACATTGGGCCTCTCACAGTCACCCCCACTGTCTCCCTCATTGGCCTTTCCGTCTTCCAAGATGCTGGAGACCGAGCAGGCTCCCACTGGGGTATCTCAGCTTG CTCCATTCTCCTGATCATCCTCTTCTCCCAGTACCTGCGCAACCTCACCTTCCTGCTGCCTGTCTACTGCTGGGGAAAGGGACTCACTGTCTTCCGCATCCAGATCTTCAAGATGTTTCCC ATTGTGCTGGCCATCATGACTGTGTGGCTGCTCTGCTACATCATGACCCTGACAGATGTGCTGCCCGCAGACTCCACAGCCTATGGCTTCCAGGCACGAACGGACGCCCGAGGGGACATCATGTCTATTGCGCCCTGGATCCGCATCCCCTACCCCT GTCAGTGGGGCCTGCCCACAGTGACTGCAGCTGCTGTCCTGGGAATGTTTAGTGCCACACTAGCAGGCATCATTGAGTCCATCGGAGATTACTATGCTTGTGCCCGTCTGGCTGGTGCGCCACCCCCTCCAGTACATGCTATCAACAG AGGGATCTTCACCGAGGGCATCTGCTGCATTATCGCAGGGCTGTTGGGCACTGGCAATGGGTCCACCTCATCCAGCCCCAACATTGGCGTCCTGGGGATTACCAAG GTAGGCAGCCGGCGCGTGGTGCAGTACGGTGCGGGTATCATGCTGGTCCTGGGCACCATTGGCAAGTTCACAGCTCTGTTCGCCTCGCTCCCGGACCCCATCCTGGGGGGGATGTTCTGCACCCTTTTCG GCATGATTACGGCTGTGGGGCTGTCCAACCTGCAGTTCGTGGACATGAACTCCTCCCGCAACCTCTTCGTGCTCGGATTTTCCATGTTCTTCGGGCTCACGCTGCCCAATTACCTGACTTCCAACCCCGGCGCCATCAACACAG GCATTTCTGAAGTGGACCAGATTCTGACTGTGCTGCTGACCACGGAGATGTTTGTGGGTGGGTGCCTCGCTTTCATACTGGACAACACAGTGCCAG GGAGCCCAGAGGAACGAGGTCTGATACAGTGGAAAGCTGGGGCCCATGCGAACAGTGAAACATCTACCAGCCTCAAGAGCTATGACTTCCCCTTTGGAATGAGCATGGTAAAAAGGATTGCCTTTCTGAAATACATTCCTATCTGCCCAGTCTTCAAAGGATTTTCTTCAAGGTCAAAAGGCCAGCTTCCAGTTCCAGAAGACACTCCAGAAAATACAGAAACTGGGTCTGTGTGCACCAAGGTCTGA
- the SLC23A1 gene encoding solute carrier family 23 member 1 isoform X2: MSPHFPRGTAHTCAPKMRAQEDPEGRTQHESLGSAGTSIGDPPLFLPTESKFDMLYKIEDVPPWYLCILLGFQHYLTCFSGTIAVPFLLAEAMCVGRDQHVVSQLIGTIFTCVGITTLIQTTLGIRLPLFQASAFAFLVPAKAILALERWKCPPEEEIYGNWSLPLNTSHIWHPRMREVQGAIIVSSIVEVVIGLMGLPGALLSYIGPLTVTPTVSLIGLSVFQDAGDRAGSHWGISACSILLIILFSQYLRNLTFLLPVYCWGKGLTVFRIQIFKMFPIVLAIMTVWLLCYIMTLTDVLPADSTAYGFQARTDARGDIMSIAPWIRIPYPCQWGLPTVTAAAVLGMFSATLAGIIESIGDYYACARLAGAPPPPVHAINRGIFTEGICCIIAGLLGTGNGSTSSSPNIGVLGITKVGSRRVVQYGAGIMLVLGTIGKFTALFASLPDPILGGMFCTLFGMITAVGLSNLQFVDMNSSRNLFVLGFSMFFGLTLPNYLTSNPGAINTGISEVDQILTVLLTTEMFVGGCLAFILDNTVPGSPEERGLIQWKAGAHANSETSTSLKSYDFPFGMSMVKRIAFLKYIPICPVFKGFSSRSKGQLPVPEDTPENTETGSVCTKV; this comes from the exons ATGTCCCCACACTTTCCCAGGG GAACTGCACACACTTGTGCCCCAAAGATGAGAGCCCAAGAGGACCCCGAGGGCCGGACACAG CATGAGTCCCTGGGCTCAGCCGGGACCTCTATCGGGGACCCTCCACTGTTCCTGCCCACAGAGTCCAAGTTTGACATGTTGTACAAGATTGAGGACGTGCCGCCCTGGTACCTGTGCATCCTGCTGGGCTTCCAG CATTACCTGACTTGCTTCAGTGGCACCATCGCTGTGCCCTTCCTCTTGGCTGAGGCAATGTGTGTGGGCCGTGACCAGCATGTGGTCAGCCAGCTCATCGGCACCATCTTCACCTGTGTGGGCATCACCACCCTCATCCAGACCACACTGGGCATCCG ACTGCCACTGTTCCAGGCCAGCGCCTTTGCATTTCTGGTCCCAGCCAAAGCCATCCTGGCCCTGGAGAGATGGAAATGCCCGCCGGAAG AGGAGATCTACGGTAACTGGAGTCTGCCCCTGAACACCTCTCATATCTGGCACCCACGGATGCGAGAG GTCCAGGGTGCAATCATAGTGTCCAGCATTGTGGAGGTGGTGATCGGGCTGATGGGGCTTCCTGGGGCCCTGCTCAGTTACATTGGGCCTCTCACAGTCACCCCCACTGTCTCCCTCATTGGCCTTTCCGTCTTCCAAGATGCTGGAGACCGAGCAGGCTCCCACTGGGGTATCTCAGCTTG CTCCATTCTCCTGATCATCCTCTTCTCCCAGTACCTGCGCAACCTCACCTTCCTGCTGCCTGTCTACTGCTGGGGAAAGGGACTCACTGTCTTCCGCATCCAGATCTTCAAGATGTTTCCC ATTGTGCTGGCCATCATGACTGTGTGGCTGCTCTGCTACATCATGACCCTGACAGATGTGCTGCCCGCAGACTCCACAGCCTATGGCTTCCAGGCACGAACGGACGCCCGAGGGGACATCATGTCTATTGCGCCCTGGATCCGCATCCCCTACCCCT GTCAGTGGGGCCTGCCCACAGTGACTGCAGCTGCTGTCCTGGGAATGTTTAGTGCCACACTAGCAGGCATCATTGAGTCCATCGGAGATTACTATGCTTGTGCCCGTCTGGCTGGTGCGCCACCCCCTCCAGTACATGCTATCAACAG AGGGATCTTCACCGAGGGCATCTGCTGCATTATCGCAGGGCTGTTGGGCACTGGCAATGGGTCCACCTCATCCAGCCCCAACATTGGCGTCCTGGGGATTACCAAG GTAGGCAGCCGGCGCGTGGTGCAGTACGGTGCGGGTATCATGCTGGTCCTGGGCACCATTGGCAAGTTCACAGCTCTGTTCGCCTCGCTCCCGGACCCCATCCTGGGGGGGATGTTCTGCACCCTTTTCG GCATGATTACGGCTGTGGGGCTGTCCAACCTGCAGTTCGTGGACATGAACTCCTCCCGCAACCTCTTCGTGCTCGGATTTTCCATGTTCTTCGGGCTCACGCTGCCCAATTACCTGACTTCCAACCCCGGCGCCATCAACACAG GCATTTCTGAAGTGGACCAGATTCTGACTGTGCTGCTGACCACGGAGATGTTTGTGGGTGGGTGCCTCGCTTTCATACTGGACAACACAGTGCCAG GGAGCCCAGAGGAACGAGGTCTGATACAGTGGAAAGCTGGGGCCCATGCGAACAGTGAAACATCTACCAGCCTCAAGAGCTATGACTTCCCCTTTGGAATGAGCATGGTAAAAAGGATTGCCTTTCTGAAATACATTCCTATCTGCCCAGTCTTCAAAGGATTTTCTTCAAGGTCAAAAGGCCAGCTTCCAGTTCCAGAAGACACTCCAGAAAATACAGAAACTGGGTCTGTGTGCACCAAGGTCTGA
- the SLC23A1 gene encoding solute carrier family 23 member 1 isoform X5: MKLLPSWRAVLPLGPEDRAWPWVQQPRRTAHTCAPKMRAQEDPEGRTQHESLGSAGTSIGDPPLFLPTESKFDMLYKIEDVPPWYLCILLGFQHYLTCFSGTIAVPFLLAEAMCVGRDQHVVSQLIGTIFTCVGITTLIQTTLGIRLPLFQASAFAFLVPAKAILALERWKCPPEEEIYGNWSLPLNTSHIWHPRMREVQGAIIVSSIVEVVIGLMGLPGALLSYIGPLTVTPTVSLIGLSVFQDAGDRAGSHWGISACSILLIILFSQYLRNLTFLLPVYCWGKGLTVFRIQIFKMFPIVLAIMTVWLLCYIMTLTDVLPADSTAYGFQARTDARGDIMSIAPWIRIPYPCQWGLPTVTAAAVLGMFSATLAGIIESIGDYYACARLAGAPPPPVHAINRGIFTEGICCIIAGLLGTGNGSTSSSPNIGVLGITKVGSRRVVQYGAGIMLVLGTIGKFTALFASLPDPILGGMFCTLFGSPEERGLIQWKAGAHANSETSTSLKSYDFPFGMSMVKRIAFLKYIPICPVFKGFSSRSKGQLPVPEDTPENTETGSVCTKV; this comes from the exons ATGAAGCTGCTGCCCAGCTGGAGAGCAGTGTTGCCCTTGGGCCCTGAGGACAGGGCCTGGCCATGGGTACAGCAACCCAGAA GAACTGCACACACTTGTGCCCCAAAGATGAGAGCCCAAGAGGACCCCGAGGGCCGGACACAG CATGAGTCCCTGGGCTCAGCCGGGACCTCTATCGGGGACCCTCCACTGTTCCTGCCCACAGAGTCCAAGTTTGACATGTTGTACAAGATTGAGGACGTGCCGCCCTGGTACCTGTGCATCCTGCTGGGCTTCCAG CATTACCTGACTTGCTTCAGTGGCACCATCGCTGTGCCCTTCCTCTTGGCTGAGGCAATGTGTGTGGGCCGTGACCAGCATGTGGTCAGCCAGCTCATCGGCACCATCTTCACCTGTGTGGGCATCACCACCCTCATCCAGACCACACTGGGCATCCG ACTGCCACTGTTCCAGGCCAGCGCCTTTGCATTTCTGGTCCCAGCCAAAGCCATCCTGGCCCTGGAGAGATGGAAATGCCCGCCGGAAG AGGAGATCTACGGTAACTGGAGTCTGCCCCTGAACACCTCTCATATCTGGCACCCACGGATGCGAGAG GTCCAGGGTGCAATCATAGTGTCCAGCATTGTGGAGGTGGTGATCGGGCTGATGGGGCTTCCTGGGGCCCTGCTCAGTTACATTGGGCCTCTCACAGTCACCCCCACTGTCTCCCTCATTGGCCTTTCCGTCTTCCAAGATGCTGGAGACCGAGCAGGCTCCCACTGGGGTATCTCAGCTTG CTCCATTCTCCTGATCATCCTCTTCTCCCAGTACCTGCGCAACCTCACCTTCCTGCTGCCTGTCTACTGCTGGGGAAAGGGACTCACTGTCTTCCGCATCCAGATCTTCAAGATGTTTCCC ATTGTGCTGGCCATCATGACTGTGTGGCTGCTCTGCTACATCATGACCCTGACAGATGTGCTGCCCGCAGACTCCACAGCCTATGGCTTCCAGGCACGAACGGACGCCCGAGGGGACATCATGTCTATTGCGCCCTGGATCCGCATCCCCTACCCCT GTCAGTGGGGCCTGCCCACAGTGACTGCAGCTGCTGTCCTGGGAATGTTTAGTGCCACACTAGCAGGCATCATTGAGTCCATCGGAGATTACTATGCTTGTGCCCGTCTGGCTGGTGCGCCACCCCCTCCAGTACATGCTATCAACAG AGGGATCTTCACCGAGGGCATCTGCTGCATTATCGCAGGGCTGTTGGGCACTGGCAATGGGTCCACCTCATCCAGCCCCAACATTGGCGTCCTGGGGATTACCAAG GTAGGCAGCCGGCGCGTGGTGCAGTACGGTGCGGGTATCATGCTGGTCCTGGGCACCATTGGCAAGTTCACAGCTCTGTTCGCCTCGCTCCCGGACCCCATCCTGGGGGGGATGTTCTGCACCCTTTTCG GGAGCCCAGAGGAACGAGGTCTGATACAGTGGAAAGCTGGGGCCCATGCGAACAGTGAAACATCTACCAGCCTCAAGAGCTATGACTTCCCCTTTGGAATGAGCATGGTAAAAAGGATTGCCTTTCTGAAATACATTCCTATCTGCCCAGTCTTCAAAGGATTTTCTTCAAGGTCAAAAGGCCAGCTTCCAGTTCCAGAAGACACTCCAGAAAATACAGAAACTGGGTCTGTGTGCACCAAGGTCTGA
- the SLC23A1 gene encoding solute carrier family 23 member 1 isoform X6, whose product MRAQEDPEGRTQHESLGSAGTSIGDPPLFLPTESKFDMLYKIEDVPPWYLCILLGFQHYLTCFSGTIAVPFLLAEAMCVGRDQHVVSQLIGTIFTCVGITTLIQTTLGIRLPLFQASAFAFLVPAKAILALERWKCPPEDAGDRAGSHWGISACSILLIILFSQYLRNLTFLLPVYCWGKGLTVFRIQIFKMFPIVLAIMTVWLLCYIMTLTDVLPADSTAYGFQARTDARGDIMSIAPWIRIPYPCQWGLPTVTAAAVLGMFSATLAGIIESIGDYYACARLAGAPPPPVHAINRGIFTEGICCIIAGLLGTGNGSTSSSPNIGVLGITKVGSRRVVQYGAGIMLVLGTIGKFTALFASLPDPILGGMFCTLFGMITAVGLSNLQFVDMNSSRNLFVLGFSMFFGLTLPNYLTSNPGAINTGISEVDQILTVLLTTEMFVGGCLAFILDNTVPGSPEERGLIQWKAGAHANSETSTSLKSYDFPFGMSMVKRIAFLKYIPICPVFKGFSSRSKGQLPVPEDTPENTETGSVCTKV is encoded by the exons ATGAGAGCCCAAGAGGACCCCGAGGGCCGGACACAG CATGAGTCCCTGGGCTCAGCCGGGACCTCTATCGGGGACCCTCCACTGTTCCTGCCCACAGAGTCCAAGTTTGACATGTTGTACAAGATTGAGGACGTGCCGCCCTGGTACCTGTGCATCCTGCTGGGCTTCCAG CATTACCTGACTTGCTTCAGTGGCACCATCGCTGTGCCCTTCCTCTTGGCTGAGGCAATGTGTGTGGGCCGTGACCAGCATGTGGTCAGCCAGCTCATCGGCACCATCTTCACCTGTGTGGGCATCACCACCCTCATCCAGACCACACTGGGCATCCG ACTGCCACTGTTCCAGGCCAGCGCCTTTGCATTTCTGGTCCCAGCCAAAGCCATCCTGGCCCTGGAGAGATGGAAATGCCCGCCGGAAG ATGCTGGAGACCGAGCAGGCTCCCACTGGGGTATCTCAGCTTG CTCCATTCTCCTGATCATCCTCTTCTCCCAGTACCTGCGCAACCTCACCTTCCTGCTGCCTGTCTACTGCTGGGGAAAGGGACTCACTGTCTTCCGCATCCAGATCTTCAAGATGTTTCCC ATTGTGCTGGCCATCATGACTGTGTGGCTGCTCTGCTACATCATGACCCTGACAGATGTGCTGCCCGCAGACTCCACAGCCTATGGCTTCCAGGCACGAACGGACGCCCGAGGGGACATCATGTCTATTGCGCCCTGGATCCGCATCCCCTACCCCT GTCAGTGGGGCCTGCCCACAGTGACTGCAGCTGCTGTCCTGGGAATGTTTAGTGCCACACTAGCAGGCATCATTGAGTCCATCGGAGATTACTATGCTTGTGCCCGTCTGGCTGGTGCGCCACCCCCTCCAGTACATGCTATCAACAG AGGGATCTTCACCGAGGGCATCTGCTGCATTATCGCAGGGCTGTTGGGCACTGGCAATGGGTCCACCTCATCCAGCCCCAACATTGGCGTCCTGGGGATTACCAAG GTAGGCAGCCGGCGCGTGGTGCAGTACGGTGCGGGTATCATGCTGGTCCTGGGCACCATTGGCAAGTTCACAGCTCTGTTCGCCTCGCTCCCGGACCCCATCCTGGGGGGGATGTTCTGCACCCTTTTCG GCATGATTACGGCTGTGGGGCTGTCCAACCTGCAGTTCGTGGACATGAACTCCTCCCGCAACCTCTTCGTGCTCGGATTTTCCATGTTCTTCGGGCTCACGCTGCCCAATTACCTGACTTCCAACCCCGGCGCCATCAACACAG GCATTTCTGAAGTGGACCAGATTCTGACTGTGCTGCTGACCACGGAGATGTTTGTGGGTGGGTGCCTCGCTTTCATACTGGACAACACAGTGCCAG GGAGCCCAGAGGAACGAGGTCTGATACAGTGGAAAGCTGGGGCCCATGCGAACAGTGAAACATCTACCAGCCTCAAGAGCTATGACTTCCCCTTTGGAATGAGCATGGTAAAAAGGATTGCCTTTCTGAAATACATTCCTATCTGCCCAGTCTTCAAAGGATTTTCTTCAAGGTCAAAAGGCCAGCTTCCAGTTCCAGAAGACACTCCAGAAAATACAGAAACTGGGTCTGTGTGCACCAAGGTCTGA
- the SLC23A1 gene encoding solute carrier family 23 member 1 isoform X3 — protein MRAQEDPEGRTQHESLGSAGTSIGDPPLFLPTESKFDMLYKIEDVPPWYLCILLGFQHYLTCFSGTIAVPFLLAEAMCVGRDQHVVSQLIGTIFTCVGITTLIQTTLGIRLPLFQASAFAFLVPAKAILALERWKCPPEEEIYGNWSLPLNTSHIWHPRMREVQGAIIVSSIVEVVIGLMGLPGALLSYIGPLTVTPTVSLIGLSVFQDAGDRAGSHWGISACSILLIILFSQYLRNLTFLLPVYCWGKGLTVFRIQIFKMFPIVLAIMTVWLLCYIMTLTDVLPADSTAYGFQARTDARGDIMSIAPWIRIPYPCQWGLPTVTAAAVLGMFSATLAGIIESIGDYYACARLAGAPPPPVHAINRGIFTEGICCIIAGLLGTGNGSTSSSPNIGVLGITKVGSRRVVQYGAGIMLVLGTIGKFTALFASLPDPILGGMFCTLFGMITAVGLSNLQFVDMNSSRNLFVLGFSMFFGLTLPNYLTSNPGAINTGISEVDQILTVLLTTEMFVGGCLAFILDNTVPGSPEERGLIQWKAGAHANSETSTSLKSYDFPFGMSMVKRIAFLKYIPICPVFKGFSSRSKGQLPVPEDTPENTETGSVCTKV, from the exons ATGAGAGCCCAAGAGGACCCCGAGGGCCGGACACAG CATGAGTCCCTGGGCTCAGCCGGGACCTCTATCGGGGACCCTCCACTGTTCCTGCCCACAGAGTCCAAGTTTGACATGTTGTACAAGATTGAGGACGTGCCGCCCTGGTACCTGTGCATCCTGCTGGGCTTCCAG CATTACCTGACTTGCTTCAGTGGCACCATCGCTGTGCCCTTCCTCTTGGCTGAGGCAATGTGTGTGGGCCGTGACCAGCATGTGGTCAGCCAGCTCATCGGCACCATCTTCACCTGTGTGGGCATCACCACCCTCATCCAGACCACACTGGGCATCCG ACTGCCACTGTTCCAGGCCAGCGCCTTTGCATTTCTGGTCCCAGCCAAAGCCATCCTGGCCCTGGAGAGATGGAAATGCCCGCCGGAAG AGGAGATCTACGGTAACTGGAGTCTGCCCCTGAACACCTCTCATATCTGGCACCCACGGATGCGAGAG GTCCAGGGTGCAATCATAGTGTCCAGCATTGTGGAGGTGGTGATCGGGCTGATGGGGCTTCCTGGGGCCCTGCTCAGTTACATTGGGCCTCTCACAGTCACCCCCACTGTCTCCCTCATTGGCCTTTCCGTCTTCCAAGATGCTGGAGACCGAGCAGGCTCCCACTGGGGTATCTCAGCTTG CTCCATTCTCCTGATCATCCTCTTCTCCCAGTACCTGCGCAACCTCACCTTCCTGCTGCCTGTCTACTGCTGGGGAAAGGGACTCACTGTCTTCCGCATCCAGATCTTCAAGATGTTTCCC ATTGTGCTGGCCATCATGACTGTGTGGCTGCTCTGCTACATCATGACCCTGACAGATGTGCTGCCCGCAGACTCCACAGCCTATGGCTTCCAGGCACGAACGGACGCCCGAGGGGACATCATGTCTATTGCGCCCTGGATCCGCATCCCCTACCCCT GTCAGTGGGGCCTGCCCACAGTGACTGCAGCTGCTGTCCTGGGAATGTTTAGTGCCACACTAGCAGGCATCATTGAGTCCATCGGAGATTACTATGCTTGTGCCCGTCTGGCTGGTGCGCCACCCCCTCCAGTACATGCTATCAACAG AGGGATCTTCACCGAGGGCATCTGCTGCATTATCGCAGGGCTGTTGGGCACTGGCAATGGGTCCACCTCATCCAGCCCCAACATTGGCGTCCTGGGGATTACCAAG GTAGGCAGCCGGCGCGTGGTGCAGTACGGTGCGGGTATCATGCTGGTCCTGGGCACCATTGGCAAGTTCACAGCTCTGTTCGCCTCGCTCCCGGACCCCATCCTGGGGGGGATGTTCTGCACCCTTTTCG GCATGATTACGGCTGTGGGGCTGTCCAACCTGCAGTTCGTGGACATGAACTCCTCCCGCAACCTCTTCGTGCTCGGATTTTCCATGTTCTTCGGGCTCACGCTGCCCAATTACCTGACTTCCAACCCCGGCGCCATCAACACAG GCATTTCTGAAGTGGACCAGATTCTGACTGTGCTGCTGACCACGGAGATGTTTGTGGGTGGGTGCCTCGCTTTCATACTGGACAACACAGTGCCAG GGAGCCCAGAGGAACGAGGTCTGATACAGTGGAAAGCTGGGGCCCATGCGAACAGTGAAACATCTACCAGCCTCAAGAGCTATGACTTCCCCTTTGGAATGAGCATGGTAAAAAGGATTGCCTTTCTGAAATACATTCCTATCTGCCCAGTCTTCAAAGGATTTTCTTCAAGGTCAAAAGGCCAGCTTCCAGTTCCAGAAGACACTCCAGAAAATACAGAAACTGGGTCTGTGTGCACCAAGGTCTGA
- the SLC23A1 gene encoding solute carrier family 23 member 1 isoform X4 produces the protein MKLLPSWRAVLPLGPEDRAWPWVQQPRRTAHTCAPKMRAQEDPEGRTQHESLGSAGTSIGDPPLFLPTESKFDMLYKIEDVPPWYLCILLGFQHYLTCFSGTIAVPFLLAEAMCVGRDQHVVSQLIGTIFTCVGITTLIQTTLGIRLPLFQASAFAFLVPAKAILALERWKCPPEEEIYGNWSLPLNTSHIWHPRMREVQGAIIVSSIVEVVIGLMGLPGALLSYIGPLTVTPTVSLIGLSVFQDAGDRAGSHWGISACSILLIILFSQYLRNLTFLLPVYCWGKGLTVFRIQIFKMFPIVLAIMTVWLLCYIMTLTDVLPADSTAYGFQARTDARGDIMSIAPWIRIPYPCQWGLPTVTAAAVLGMFSATLAGIIESIGDYYACARLAGAPPPPVHAINRGIFTEGICCIIAGLLGTGNGSTSSSPNIGVLGITKVGSRRVVQYGAGIMLVLGTIGKFTALFASLPDPILGGMFCTLFGISEVDQILTVLLTTEMFVGGCLAFILDNTVPGSPEERGLIQWKAGAHANSETSTSLKSYDFPFGMSMVKRIAFLKYIPICPVFKGFSSRSKGQLPVPEDTPENTETGSVCTKV, from the exons ATGAAGCTGCTGCCCAGCTGGAGAGCAGTGTTGCCCTTGGGCCCTGAGGACAGGGCCTGGCCATGGGTACAGCAACCCAGAA GAACTGCACACACTTGTGCCCCAAAGATGAGAGCCCAAGAGGACCCCGAGGGCCGGACACAG CATGAGTCCCTGGGCTCAGCCGGGACCTCTATCGGGGACCCTCCACTGTTCCTGCCCACAGAGTCCAAGTTTGACATGTTGTACAAGATTGAGGACGTGCCGCCCTGGTACCTGTGCATCCTGCTGGGCTTCCAG CATTACCTGACTTGCTTCAGTGGCACCATCGCTGTGCCCTTCCTCTTGGCTGAGGCAATGTGTGTGGGCCGTGACCAGCATGTGGTCAGCCAGCTCATCGGCACCATCTTCACCTGTGTGGGCATCACCACCCTCATCCAGACCACACTGGGCATCCG ACTGCCACTGTTCCAGGCCAGCGCCTTTGCATTTCTGGTCCCAGCCAAAGCCATCCTGGCCCTGGAGAGATGGAAATGCCCGCCGGAAG AGGAGATCTACGGTAACTGGAGTCTGCCCCTGAACACCTCTCATATCTGGCACCCACGGATGCGAGAG GTCCAGGGTGCAATCATAGTGTCCAGCATTGTGGAGGTGGTGATCGGGCTGATGGGGCTTCCTGGGGCCCTGCTCAGTTACATTGGGCCTCTCACAGTCACCCCCACTGTCTCCCTCATTGGCCTTTCCGTCTTCCAAGATGCTGGAGACCGAGCAGGCTCCCACTGGGGTATCTCAGCTTG CTCCATTCTCCTGATCATCCTCTTCTCCCAGTACCTGCGCAACCTCACCTTCCTGCTGCCTGTCTACTGCTGGGGAAAGGGACTCACTGTCTTCCGCATCCAGATCTTCAAGATGTTTCCC ATTGTGCTGGCCATCATGACTGTGTGGCTGCTCTGCTACATCATGACCCTGACAGATGTGCTGCCCGCAGACTCCACAGCCTATGGCTTCCAGGCACGAACGGACGCCCGAGGGGACATCATGTCTATTGCGCCCTGGATCCGCATCCCCTACCCCT GTCAGTGGGGCCTGCCCACAGTGACTGCAGCTGCTGTCCTGGGAATGTTTAGTGCCACACTAGCAGGCATCATTGAGTCCATCGGAGATTACTATGCTTGTGCCCGTCTGGCTGGTGCGCCACCCCCTCCAGTACATGCTATCAACAG AGGGATCTTCACCGAGGGCATCTGCTGCATTATCGCAGGGCTGTTGGGCACTGGCAATGGGTCCACCTCATCCAGCCCCAACATTGGCGTCCTGGGGATTACCAAG GTAGGCAGCCGGCGCGTGGTGCAGTACGGTGCGGGTATCATGCTGGTCCTGGGCACCATTGGCAAGTTCACAGCTCTGTTCGCCTCGCTCCCGGACCCCATCCTGGGGGGGATGTTCTGCACCCTTTTCG GCATTTCTGAAGTGGACCAGATTCTGACTGTGCTGCTGACCACGGAGATGTTTGTGGGTGGGTGCCTCGCTTTCATACTGGACAACACAGTGCCAG GGAGCCCAGAGGAACGAGGTCTGATACAGTGGAAAGCTGGGGCCCATGCGAACAGTGAAACATCTACCAGCCTCAAGAGCTATGACTTCCCCTTTGGAATGAGCATGGTAAAAAGGATTGCCTTTCTGAAATACATTCCTATCTGCCCAGTCTTCAAAGGATTTTCTTCAAGGTCAAAAGGCCAGCTTCCAGTTCCAGAAGACACTCCAGAAAATACAGAAACTGGGTCTGTGTGCACCAAGGTCTGA